One window of Microtus pennsylvanicus isolate mMicPen1 chromosome X, mMicPen1.hap1, whole genome shotgun sequence genomic DNA carries:
- the Med12 gene encoding mediator of RNA polymerase II transcription subunit 12 isoform X4: protein MAAFGILSYEHRPLKRLRLGPPDVYPQDPKQKEDELTALNVKQGFNNQPAVSGDEHGSAKNVNFNPAKISSNFSSIIAEKLRCNTFSDTSRKKSLMNQKDNFWLVTARSQSAINTWFTDLAGTKPLTNLAKKVPIFSKKEEVFGYLAKYTVPVMRAAWLIKMTCAYYAAMSETKVKKKNTADPFTEWTQIITKYLWEQLQKMAEYYRPGPAGSGGCGSTIGPLPHDVEVAIRQWDYNEKLAMFMFQDGMLDRHEFLTWVLECFEKIRPGEDELLKLLLPLLLRYSGEFVQSAYLSRRLAYFCTRRLALQLDGMSSHSSHVISAQSTSSLPTTPAPQPPTSSTPTTPFSDLLMCPQHRPLVFGLSCILQTILLCCPSALVWHYSLTDSRIKTGSPLDHLPIAPSNLPMPEGNSAFTQQVRAKLREIEQQIKERGQAVEVRWSFDKCQEATAGFTIGRVLHTLEVLDSHSFERSDFSNSLDSLCNRIFGLGPSKDGHEISSDDDAVVSLLCEWAVSCKRSGRHRAMVVAKLLEKRQAEIEAERCGESEAADEKGSIASGSLSAPSAPIFQDVLLQFLDTQAPMLTDPRSESERVEFFNLVLLFCELIRHDVFSHNMYTCTLISRGDLAFGAPGPRPPSPFDDPADDPERKETEGSSSSKLEFVVCLQDPGLSESMDIDPSSSVLFEDMEKPDFSLFSPTMPCEGKGSPSPEKPDVEKEVKPPPKEKIEGTLGVLYDQPRHVQYATHFPIPQEESCSHECNQRLVVLFGVGKQRDDARHAIKKITKDILKVLNRKGTAETDQLAPIVPLNPGDLTFLGGEDGQKRRRNRPEAFPTAEDIFAKFQHLSHYDQHQVTAQVSRNVLEQITSFALGMSYHLPLVQHVQFIFDLMEYSLSISGLIDFAIQLLNELSVVEAELLLKSSDLVGSYTTSLCLCIVAVLRHYHACLILNQDQMAQVFEGLCGVVKHGMNRSDGSSAERCILAYLYDLYTSCSHLKSKFGELFSDFCSKVKNTIYCNVEPSESNMRWAPEFMIDTLENPAAHTFTYTGLGKSLSENPANRYSFVCNALMHVCVGHHDPDRVNDIAILCAELTGYCKSLSAEWLGVLKALCCSSNNGTCGFNDLLCNVDVSDLSFHDSLATFVAILIARQCLLLEDLIRCAAIPSLLNAACSEQDSEPGARLTCRILLHLFKTPQLNPCQSDGNKPTVGIRSSCDRHLLAASQNRIVDGAVFAVLKAVFVLGDAELKGSGFTVTGGTEELPEEEGGGGNGGRRQGGRNISVETASLDVYAKYVLRSICQQEWVGERCLKSLCEDSNDLQDPVLSSAQAQRLMQLICYPHRLLDNEDGENPQRQRIKRILKNLDQWTMRQSSLELQLMIKQTPNNEMNSLLENIAKATIEVFQQSAETGSSSGSTASNMPSSSKTKPVLSSLERSGVWLVAPLIAKLPTSVQGHVLKAAGEELEKGQHLGSSSRKERDRQKQKSMSLLSQQPFLSLVLTCLKGQDEQREGLLASLHSQVHQIVINWRENQYLDDCKPKQLMHEALKLRLNLVGGMFDTVQRSTQQTTEWAQLLLEIIISGTVDMQSNNELFTTVLDMLSVLINGTLAADMSSISQGSMEENKRAYMNLVKKLQKDLGERQSDSLEKVHQLLPLPKQNRDVIACEPQGSLIDTKGNKIAGFDSIFKKEGLQVSTKHKISPWDLFEGLKPSTASLSWAWFGTVRVDRRVARGEEQQRLLLYHTHLRPRPRAYYLEPLPLPPEDEEPPAPALLEPEKKAPEPPKTDKPGAAPPSTEERKKKSTKGKKRSQPATKTEDYGMGPGRSGPYGVTVPPDLLHHANPGSISHLNYRQNSLGLYTQNQPLPAGGPRVDPYRPVRLPMQKLPTRPPYPGVLSTPGITAVMGLEPTSYKTSVYRQQQPTVPQGQRLRQQLQSQGMLGQSSVHQMTPSSSYGLQTSQGYTSYVSHVGLQQHTGPAGTMVPPSYSSQPYQSTHPSTNPTLVDPTRHLQQRPSGYVHQQAPTYGHGLTSTQRFSHQTLQQTPMMGTMTPLSAQGVQAGVRSTSILPEQQQQQQQQQQQQQQQQQQQQQQQQQQQQYHIRQQQQQQQQQQILRQQQQQQQQQQQQQQQQQQQPQQPQQPQQPQQPQQPHQQQQTAPPQPQPQSQPQFQRQGLQQTQQQQQTAALVRQLQQQLSNTQPQPSTNIFGRY from the exons ATGGCGGCTTTCGGGATCTTGAGCTACGAGCACCGACCCCTGAAGCGGCTGCGGTTGGGGCCTCCCGATGTGTACCCTCAAGATCCCAAACAGAAAGAG GATGAACTGACGGCTTTGAATGTAAAACAAGGTTTCAATAACCAGCCTGCTGTCTCTGGGGATGAACATGGCAGTGCCAAGAACGTCAACTTCAATCCTGCCAAG atcaGTTCCAACTTCAGCAGCATTATTGCCGAGAAGTTACGCTGCAATACTTTCTCTGACACCAGTCGCAAGAAGTCCCTCATGAACCAGAAGGACAacttctggctggtgactgcacgATCTCAGAGTGCTATTAACACCTGGTTCACCGACCTGGCTGGCACCAAACCACTCACAAACCTAGCTAAAAAG GTCCCCATTTTCAGTAAAAAGGAAGAAGTGTTTGGATACTTAGCCAAATACACAGTGCCTGTGATGCGGGCTGCTTGGCTCATTAAGATGACCTGTGCCTATTATGCAGCAATGTCTGAGACTAAGGTTAAGAAGAAAAATACTGCTGACCCTTTCACGG AATGGACTCAAATCATTACAAAGTACTTATGGGAACAGCTACAGAAGATGGCTGAATACTATCGGCCAGGGCCTGCAGGAAGTGGAGGCTGTGGTTCTACTATAGGACCCTTGCCCCATGATGTAGAGGTGGCAATCAGGCAGTGGGACTACAATGAGAAGCTCGCCATGTTCATGTTTCAG GATGGAATGCTGGACAGACATGAGTTCCTGACTTGGGTGCTTGAGTGTTTTGAGAAAATACGCCCTGGAGAGGACGAATTGCTTAAATTGCTGCTTCCTCTACTGCTTCGA TACTCAGGGGAATTTGTCCAGTCTGCCTATCTGTCCCGCCGCCTTGCCTACTTCTGTACCCGGAGACTGGCTCTACAGCTGGATGGCATGAGCAGTCACTCATCTCATGTTATATCTGCTCAGTCAACAAGCTCTCTGCCCACCACTCCTGCACCTCAGCCCCCAACTAGCAGTACACCCACGACTCCCTTTAGTGACCTGCTTATGTGTCCTCAGCACCGGCCCCTGGTTTTTGGCCTCAGCTGTATCCTTCAG ACCATCCTCCTGTGTTGTCCCAGTGCTCTAGTTTGGCACTACTCATTGACTGATAGTCGAATTAAGACTGGCTCTCCACTTGACCACCTGCCCATTGCTCCCTCCAACTTGCCCATGCCAGAGGGTAATAGTGCCTTCACTCAGCAG GTGCGTGCAAAATTGCGAGAGATTGAACAGCAGATCAAGGAGCGAGGACAAGCAGTTGAGGTTCGCTGGTCTTTTGATAAGTGCCAGGAAGCTACTGCAG GTTTCACCATTGGACGGGTGCTCCACACTTTAGAAGTACTAGACAGCCATAGTTTTGAGCGCTCTGACTTTAGTAATTCTCTTGACTCCCTTTGTAATCGAATTTTTGGACTGGGGCCTAGTAAGGATGGTCATGAG ATTTCCTCAGATGATGATGCTGTGGTATCATTATTATGTGAATGGGCTGTGAGCTGCAAACGCTCTGGTCGGCATCGTGCTATGGTAGTAGCCAAGCTCCTGGAGAAGAGACAAGCCGAAATTGAGGCTGAG CGTTGCGGAGAATCTGAAGCAGctgatgagaagggttccatcgccTCTGGTTCCCTTTCTGCTCCTAGTGCACCCATATTCCAGGATGTCCTCCTGCAGTTTCTGGATACACAGGCTCCCATGCTGA CTGATCCCCGCAGTGAGAGTGAACGAGTGGAATTCTTTAACTTAGTACTGCTTTTCTGTGAACTGATCCGACACGATGTTTTCTCCCACAACATGTACACCTGCACTCTCATCTCTCGGGGGGACCTTGCATTTGGAGCCCCTGGTCCTCGGCCTCCTTCTCCCTTTGATGATCCTGCAGATGACCCAGAGCGCAAGGAAACTGAAGGCAGCAGCAGTAGCAAGCTAGAG TTTGTTGTGTGCCTGCAGGATCCAGGGCTCTCTGAATCTATGGACATCGACCCTAGTTCCAGTGTGCTCTTTGAAGACATGGAGAAACCCGATTTCTCA TTGTTCTCTCCTACTATGCCTTGTGAGGGGAAGGGAAGTCCATCCCCTGAGAAACCAGATGTCGAAAAGGAAGTGAAGCCCCCACCCAAAGAGAAGATCGAGGGGACACTTGGGGTTCTTTATGACCAGCCACGACATGTGCAGTATGCCACACATTTTCCAATCCCACAG GAGGAGTCATGCAGCCATGAGTGCAACCAGCGGTTGGTCGTACTGTTTGGGGTGGGGAAGCAGCGAGATGATGCCCGCCATGCCATCAAGAAGATTACCAAGGATATCCTGAAGGTTCTGAACCGCAAGGGGACAGCAGAAACTG ACCAGCTTGCTCCTATTGTGCCTCTGAATCCTGGAGACCTGACATTCTTAG GTGGGGAAGATGGGCAGAAGCGCCGCCGCAACCGGCCAGAAGCCTTCCCCACTGCTGAAGATATTTTTGCTAAGTTCCAGCACCTTTCTCATTATGACCAACATCAGGTCACGGCTCAG GTCTCCCGGAATGTTCTGGAGCAGATCACGAGCTTTGCCCTTGGCATGTCGTACCACTTGCCTCTGGTGCAGCATGTGCAGTTCATCTTCGACCTCATGGAATATTCTCTGAGCATCAGTGGCCTCATCGACTTTGCCATTCAG CTGCTGAATGAGCTGAGCGTGGTTGAGGCCGAGCTCCTCCTCAAATCCTCTGATCTGGTGGGTAGCTACACAACCAGCCTATGCTTATGTATCGTGGCTGTCCTTCGACACTATCACGCCTGCCTCATCCTCAACCAGGACCAGATGGCACAAGTCTTTGAGGG GCTCTGTGGCGTGGTGAAGCATGGAATGAACCGCTCAGATGGCTCCTCTGCAGAGCGCTGTATCCTTGCTTATCTCTATGATCTGTATACTTCCTGTAGCCATTTAAAGAGCAAATTTGGGGAGCTCTTCAG TGACTTTTGCTCAAAAGTGAAGAACACCATCTACTGCAATGTGGAGCCATCAGAATCCAATATGCGCTGGGCACCGGAGTTCATGATTGACACTCTGGAGAACCCTGCTGCTCACACTTTCACCTACACGGGGCTAGGCAAGAGTCTGAGCGAGAACCCTGCTAACCGCTACAGCTTTGTCTGCAATGCTCTCATGCACGTCTGTGTGGGGCATCATGATCCTGATAG GGTAAATGACATCGCAATCCTGTGCGCGGAGCTGACCGGCTATTGCAAGTCACTGAGTGCAGAGTGGCTAGGAGTACTTAAGGCTCTGTGCTGCTCTTCTAACAATGGCACTTGTGGTTTCAACGATCTCCTGTGCAATGTAGAT GTCAGTGACTTGTCTTTTCACGATTCCCTGGCTACTTTTGTTGCCATCCTCATCGCCCGACAGTGTTTGCTCCTGGAAGACCTGATTCGCTGTGCTGCTATCCCTTCACTCCTGAATGCTG CTTGTAGCGAACAGGATTCTGAGCCAGGGGCCCGGCTTACTTGCCGCATCCTCCTCCACCTGTTCAAGACACCACAGCTCAATCcttgccaatctgatggaa ACAAACCTACTGTTGGAATCCGGTCCTCCTGTGACCGCCACCTGCTGGCTGCCTCCCAGAACCGCATCGTGGATGGAGCTGTGTTTGCTGTTCTCAAGGCTGTGTTTGTACTCG GGGATGCGGAGCTGAAAGGTTCAGGCTTCACGGTGACAGGAGGAACAGAAGAACTtccagaagaggagggaggaggtggtaATGGTGGTAGGAGGCAGGGTGGCCGCAACATCTCTGTGGAGACAGCAAGTCTGGATGTCTATGCCAAGTACGTGCTGCGAAGCATCTGCCAACAG GAATGGGTAGGAGAACGCTGCCTTAAGTCACTGTGTGAGGACAGCAATGATCTACAAGACCCAGTGTTGAGTAGTGCCCAGGCCCAACGCCTCATGCAGCTCATCTGTTACCCACATCGACTGCTGGACAATGAAGATGGAGAAAACCCCCAGCGGCAGCGCATTAAGCGTATTCTCAAG AACTTGGACCAGTGGACCATGCGCCAGTCCTCCTTGGAGCTACAGCTGATGATCAAGCAGACCCCCAACAAT GAGATGAACTCCCTCTTGGAGAACATTGCCAAGGCCACAATTGAGGTTTTCCAACAGTCAGCAGAGACAGGGTCATCTTCTGGAAGTACAGCAAGCAACATGCCCAGCAGTAGCAAGACCAAACCTGTGCTCAG CTCTCTAGAGCGTTCTGGTGTGTGGCTGGTAGCTCCTCTCATTGCCAAACTGCCCACCTCAGTTCAGGGCCACGTACTGAAAGCTGCTGGGGAGGAATTGGAGAAGGGTCAGCACTTGGGTTCCTCTTCCCGAAAAGAACGAGACCGACAAAAACAGAAGAG CATGTCCCTGTTGAGCCAGCAGCCTTTCCTATCACTGGTGCTGACGTGTCTGAAAGGACAGGATGAGCAGCGTGAGGGACTCCTTGCCTCCCTCCACAGCCAGGTGCACCAG ATTGTGATTAATTGGCGAGAAAACCAGTACTTAGATGATTGCAAACCAAAGCAGCTAATGCATGAGGCCCTCAAACTGCGGCTCAACCTG GTGGGAGGCATGTTTGACACAGTGCAGCGTAGCACCCAGCAGACTACAGAGTGGGCTCAGCTCCTCCTGGAGATCATCATCAGCGGCACTGTGGACATGCAGTCTAACAA TGAGCTTTTTACTACTGTGTTGGACATGTTAAGTGTGCTTATCAATGGAACATTGGCTGCAGACATGTCTAGCATCTCGCAGGGCAGCATGGAGGAAAACAAACGTGCATATATGAACTTGGTGAAGAAGCTTCAG AAGGACTTGGGAGAACGCCAATCCGACAGTCTGGAAAAGGTTCACCAACTGTTGCCACTACCCAAGCAGAACCGAGATGTCATTGCCTGTGAGCCACAGGGCTCCCTTATTGACACCAAGGGCAACAAGATTGCTGGCTTCGATTCCATCTTCAAGAAGGAG GGTCTACAAGTTTCTACCAAACATAAGATCTCTCCCTGGGATCTTTTCGAGGGCTTGAAGCCGTCCACAGCGTCGCTCTCCTGGGCCTGGTTTGGCACAGTCCGAGTGGACCGCAGAGTGGCGCGAGGGGAGGAGCAGCAACGGTTGCTCCTCTACCACACACACCTGAGACCTCGGCCTAGAGCCTACTACTTGGAACCACTGCCACTGCCCCCAGAAGATGAGGAGCCACCAGCCCCTGCCCTACTAGAGCCTGAGAAAAAGGCTCCTGAGCCCCCCAAGACTGACAAACCAGGAGCTGCTCCTCCCAGCACCGAGGAGCGCAAGAAGAAATCCACCAAGGGCAAAAAacgcagccagccagccaccaagACTGAG GACTATGGCATGGGCCCAGGTAGGAGTGGCCCCTATGGTGTAACAGTGCCTCCAGACCTTCTGCACCATGCAAATCCTGGTTCCATATCCCACCTTAACTACAGGCAGAACTCCCTAGGCCTGTATACCCAGAATCAACCGCTACCTGCTG GTGGCCCTCGTGTGGACCCATACCGTCCTGTGCGATTACCAATGCAAAAACTGCCAACTCGACCACCTTATCCCGGTGTGCTATCCACACCGGGTATAACTGCTGTCATGGGCCTAGAACCCACATCTTATAAGACCTCTGTGTACCGGCAGCAGCAACCCACAGTGCCCCAGGGACAGCGCCTTCGCCAACAGCTCCAG AGTCAGGGGATGTTGGGACAGTCATCTGTCCATCAGATGACTCCTAGTTCTTCCTATGGTTTGCAGACTTCCCAG GGCTATACTTCTTATGTTTCTCATGTGGGACTGCAGCAACACACAGGCCCTGCAGGTACCATGGTGCCCCCCAGCTACTCCAGCCAGCCTTATCAGAGCACCCACCCTTCTACCAATCCTACTCTTGTAGATCCTACCCGCCACCTGCAACAGCGGCCCAGTGGCTATGTGCATCAGCAGGCCCCAACCTATGGGCATGGACTGACTTCCACTCAAAG GTTTTCACACCAGACACTGCAGCAGACACCCATGATGGGTACTATGACTCCATTGAGTGCCCAGGGTGTCCAGGCAGGCGTCCGTTCAACTTCCATCCTGCctgagcagcaacagcagcagcagcagcaacaacaacaacagcaacagcagcagcagcaacagcagcagcagcaacagcagcagcagcagtatcacatccggcagcagcagcagcagcagcagcagcagcagatccTACGG caacagcagcaacagcagcagcagcaacaacaacagcagcagcaacagcagcaacagccacagcagcctcagcagccgcagcagccgcagcagccacagcagccacaccagcagcagcagacagctcctccccaaccccagccccagtCCCAGCCCCAG TTCCAGCGCCAGGGGCTTCAGCAgacccagcagcagcaacagacaGCAGCTTTGGTCCGGCAGCTTCAACAACAACTCTCCA ATACCCAGCCACAACCCAGTACCAACATATTTGGACGCTACTGA